In Vigna unguiculata cultivar IT97K-499-35 chromosome 3, ASM411807v1, whole genome shotgun sequence, a single genomic region encodes these proteins:
- the LOC114177564 gene encoding pectinesterase: protein MAFQDFDLISERRRNEKKQRMRKRIMIGVVSTIVLVGMIGAVLFVVVKNDDTGNGNGNTNANAKSTNKARTSHSPPAKAEDDSPKGEVAHTEKLVKMVCSSADFKDKCEEPLNKAMEKDSKLSEPKDLLKAYVKLAEEEVSKAFNKTNTMKFDTDEEKGAFEDCKKLFEDAKDDIATTISELSKTELKNVTDKSPDLNSWLSAVISFQQTCIDGFPEGNIKTELQNLMNDSKEFISNSLAIISQLASALSTFETAANAASSSGRSLLSQFSNSPAASLDPADDFPYWLPNDDRRILKAVDNKPAPNVTVAKDGSGKFKTINEAVNAIPEKFEGRYVIYVKEGIYDEIVKITKKMVNITMYGDGSQKTIVTGNKNFRDGVRTFLTATFVVEGEGFIGMAMGVRNTAGPDGHQAVAARVQADRVVFANCRFEGYQDTLYTHAHRQFYRSCIVTGTIDFIFGDAAVVLQNCILIVRKPNDNQQNMVTAQGRVDKQQATGIVLQRCTIKADEALIPVKSKIRSYLGRPWKEYSRTIVMESEIGDVIHPDGWTAWNGDFALKTLYYAEFENTGPGASTSARVKWPGYKTITKDEATQFTPGVFLRGSWVQSTGVPSTQGLYN from the exons ATGGCGTTTCAGGATTTTGACCTCATCTCAGAGCGGCGGAGAAATGAGAAGAAGCAAAGGATGAGGAAGAGGATCATGATCGGCGTGGTTTCTACCATCGTCCTCGTCGGCATGATCGGTGCAGTTCTCTTCGTCGTGGTTAAGAATGATGACACTGGAAATGGCAATGGCAATACCAATGCCAATGCCAAGAGCACCAACAAGGCACGTACTAGCCATTCACCACCTGCAAAGGCTGAAGATGACTCCCCCAAGGGGGAGGTGGCGCACACGGAGAAGCTAGTGAAAATGGTGTGCAGCTCCGCTGATTTCAAGGACAAGTGTGAGGAGCCTCTGAACAAGGCCATGGAGAAAGACTCCAAGCTCTCCGAACCCAAAGACCTTCTCAAGGCCTACGTGAAGCTCGCAGAGGAAGAGGTTTCCAAGGCCTTCAACAAGACCAATACGATGAAGTTCGACACTGATGAAGAGAAAGGAGCGTTCGAGGATTGCAAGAAGCTGTTTGAGGATGCCAAGGATGACATCGCAACCACCATCTCTGAACTATCCAAAACTGAGCTAAAAAATGTCACTGACAAGAGTCCCGATCTCAACAGCTGGCTCAGTGCTGTCATCTCCTTCCAACAGACCTGCATTGATGGCTTCCCCGAGGGAAACATCAAGACTGAACTTCAAAATCTCATGAACGATTCCAAGGAATTCATCAGCAACTCCCTTGCCATTATCTCTCAGCTCGCATCGGCTCTTTCTACATTCGAAACAGCCGCCAACGCCGCCTCATCATCCGGCCGATCCTTGCTTTCTCAGTTCTCCAACTCCCCCGCCGCTTCTCTCGACCCAGCCGATGACTTTCCCTATTGGCTCCCCAACGATGACCGCAGGATCTTGAAGGCCGTCGACAACAAACCTGCACCTAATGTCACCGTCGCAAAAGATGGCAGCGGAAAATTCAAAACCATCAACGAAGCTGTCAATGCTATCCCTGAAAAGTTTGAAGGACG GTATGTGATTTACGTCAAAGAAGGAATATACGACGAGATAGTGAAGATTACAAAGAAAATGGTAAACATAACCATGTACGGTGATGGATCCCAAAAGACCATCGTCACCGGCAACAAAAACTTCAGGGACGGAGTGAGGACTTTCCTCACTGCAACTTTTG TGGTGGAGGGAGAGGGATTCATAGGCATGGCAATGGGTGTGAGAAACACCGCAGGGCCTGACGGGCATCAAGCAGTGGCGGCGAGAGTGCAGGCAGATCGTGTGGTGTTTGCGAACTGTCGTTTCGAGGGGTACCAAGACACTCTATACACCCATGCTCACAGACAATTCTACAGGAGTTGCATCGTGACGGGGACAATCGACTTCATCTTCGGCGATGCGGCGGTGGTGCTCCAGAACTGCATCCTGATCGTGAGGAAGCCAAACGACAACCAGCAGAACATGGTGACGGCTCAGGGGAGAGTGGACAAGCAGCAAGCGACTGGAATTGTGCTGCAGAGGTGCACAATCAAAGCCGACGAGGCACTGATCCCGGTGAAGAGCAAGATCAGGAGCTACCTCGGAAGGCCATGGAAGGAGTACTCCAGAACCATTGTGATGGAATCAGAAATCGGTGACGTCATTCACCCTGATGGATGGACAGCTTGGAACGGTGATTTCGCTCTCAAAACGTTGTACTATGCTGAGTTCGAGAACACAGGACCCGGTGCTTCCACCTCCGCCAGGGTGAAATGGCCTGGTTACAAAACCATCACCAAGGATGAGGCTACCCAGTTCACCCCTGGCGTTTTCTTGAGAGGCTCATGGGTTCAGAGCACGGGAGTGCCCTCTACGCAAGGCTTGTACAATTAA
- the LOC114177870 gene encoding probable pectinesterase/pectinesterase inhibitor 12 yields the protein MAIPKLFLLLLAFFFSHAVAVKSSNAFTTPTFHANHSSLNRTNLFHDVSFDSSKLSISININPNIINTLLQSLQAAISDATKLSDLLNNAGHSSITENKIGAVQDCRELQQSTLASLQRSLSGIRSQDSRKVVDARTYLSAALTNKGTCLESLDSASGTLKPVLVNSVINSYKHVSDSLSMLPKPEKKAFQGHKNRRLLWLSRANHRLLKGNDGVLVVAADGTGKFSTITEAINFAPNNSVGRTVIYVKEGTYEENVEIPSYKTNIVLLGDGKDVTVITGSRSVIDGWTTFRSATLAVSGEGFLARDIGFENKAGPEKHQAVALRVNADFTAFYRCAMYGYQDTLYVHSFRQFYRECEIFGTIDYIFGNAAVVLQACNIVSRMPMPGQFTVITAQSRDSPDEDTGISIQNCSILATTDLYSDSGSVKSYLGRPWRVYSRTVYLESYIDAFIEAEGWTRWSNDEGLDTLYYGEYSNYGPGSGTDNRVDWAGYHLMDYDSAYNFSVSEFIIGDAWLGSTSFPYDNGI from the exons ATGGCTATTCCTAaacttttcctccttcttttggcaTTCTTCTTCTCACATGCCGTAGCTGTTAAGTCCTCCAATGCTTTTACAACCCCAACATTCCATGCAAACCACTCTTCCTTAAATAGAACAAACTTATTTCATGATGTAAGCTTCGATTCATCTAAGCTTTCTATCTCGATAAACATAAATCCAAACATCATCAACACCCTTCTTCAGTCCCTCCAAGCAGCAATATCTGATGCCACAAAACTATCTGATCTATTAAACAATGCAGGACACTCAAGCATCACAGAGAACAAAATAGGAGCAGTCCAAGACTGCAGAGAACTTCAACAATCCACCTTAGCTTCCTTACAACGATCGCTATCAGGGATCCGTTCCCAAGACTCCAGAAAAGTAGTTGATGCAAGAACCTACCTCAGTGCAGCCCTCACCAACAAAGGCACGTGTCTAGAGAGCTTAGATTCTGCTTCGGGTACCCTTAAGCCAGTTCTGGTGAATTCTGTGATCAACTCTTACAAGCATGTCAGTGACTCTCTTTCAATGCTCCCTAAGCCAGAGAAGAAGGCTTTCCAAGGACACAAGAACAGGCGTTTGTTGTGGCTGTCAAGGGCAAACCACCGGCTCCTGAAAGGCAACGATGGGGTGCTTGTTGTAGCTGCAGATGGAACGGGGAAGTTCAGCACCATCACTGAGGCTATCAACTTTGCTCCAAACAACAGCGTCGGTAGGACAGTAATCTATGTCAAAGAAGGGACTTACGAGGAAAATGTTGAAATCCCAAGTTATAAGACCAATATTGTTCTGCTTGGCGATGGAAAGGATGTCACTGTTATCACCGGCAGCAGAAGTGTCATTGATGGCTGGACCACTTTCAGATCTGCAACTCTGG CGGTCTCTGGAGAGGGTTTTCTTGCACGTGATATTGGTTTCGAGAACAAGGCAGGGCCAGAGAAGCATCAAGCAGTTGCGCTGAGAGTGAATGCAGATTTCACTGCTTTTTACAGATGTGCCATGTATGGTTACCAAGACACTCTTTATGTTCATTCCTTTAGACAGTTCTACAGAGAGTGTGAGATTTTTGGAACCATAGATTACATATTTGGGAATGCAGCGGTGGTTTTACAAGCATGCAACATTGTGTCTAGAATGCCAATGCCAGGCCAATTCACTGTCATCACTGCACAGTCCAGAGATTCCCCTGATGAGGACACCGGTATTTCAATCCAAAACTGCTCCATTCTAGCTACCACAGACCTGTACTCTGATTCTGGTAGTGTCAAGAGCTACCTAGGAAGACCGTGGAGGGTTTATTCTCGTACTGTGTATCTTGAATCCTACATCGATGCATTTATTGAGGCAGAGGGGTGGACCCGGTGGTCCAATGACGAAGGCTTGGACACTTTGTATTATGGAGAGTATTCCAATTATGGGCCTGGTTCGGGGACTGATAACAGAGTAGATTGGGCTGGGTACCATTTAATGGATTACGACAGTGCCTACAACTTCTCAGTTTCGGAATTTATCATTGGTGACGCTTGGCTAGGGTCTACATCATTCCCTTATGACAATgggatttaa